The DNA segment CCCGATCAGATCATGGAAGAACAGCGCGACCTTTTCAAGAACCTTGATCCAAAGCTCATCCAAATGCTCCTCCGGCGCGCAAACCTCGACGATTCCGGTCCCGCGAAATTCGATCCGTCCCCAGAACCCTCTTCGAGCGCGAAAACAGCCCCCGTAACAACCACGACCAAGCCCCCCAAAGTCACCGTCGAGGACGTCTCAGAAaacataccaccaccaccatccaagaAAGATCCCACAAAACCCAAGAAAACAGTCACCTTTGACGAAGACGCCgctcccccagctcccccagccaacctcatccccgtcaaaaagatcaccaccaccgacccaAACCTCGTCataaccccctccaacgcccCCGACGAAGCCCACACATTCTACACCCActacccccaaccccccactgTCCCCGACCTCGACCCCGAAGACCCGGACTTTCTCGAGAAAATGCACTCCAAATTCTTCCCTAACCTCCCCGCCGACCCCTCCAAGCTCGCCTGGAtggcccccatccccaccccgggctccgccgccgacaaAGAATCCCCTTACTACCCAGGCCAAGACTCACTCCCCATCTCTGCGCTGCGCTTTGACTTTCGCGGTTTACTCATCCCACCGAGATTATCGCGGCAAATCCCTGTAACGAAGGgtcttcaccaccatggTGAGGCgcccgaggcggcggggtATACTATTCCCGAGTTGGCGAGATATGCGAGATCGGAGGTCCCAGCGCAGAGGTGTATTGCTTATCAGACGCTGGGCAGGATGCTGTacaggttgggaaggggtgattgggggaagggtgagggtgggagggtaggggaggaggacgatttggcgtttgggttgtggaggtgTTTCAAGGAGAATCGGGTGGTGGAGAGTattgaagaggaggtgcagggggaggaggggagggggcacAGGAGTTGTTATGCTTATGCGACGGAGGCGTTGTGGCtgtttgagaaggggggttggagagagaggtggagggggatgtgaaTGGGGTGAAGAGCAGAGGCTGATCATTGGGCCAAAAAAGAATAGCATCAACAAGCGAGACCCGTATGTCAAACGAGGTTACGGAGCTGCATGTGAAGACAATCGAGAGCTGGACTGTGACAAATGACATGTGACTTGTTGAACATGCGAAAAGATGGAGAAAAGCATGGCCTAGTAGCTATGCCCGGCAGCTGACATACTTTGGGTGTGAACTTTGCCTTGAGTTCAACTGTCCAGTTTCTTGTCTTCCGGCCCCAGCAAAACGGGTGGTATTCAACTAAATATATCCAGACCACCCATTCAGTAAGAGCACCAACCGTGGTGATCACGACATTGTTTAGGTGGATATatatagagagagagagacagagagagagagagagagagagagagagagagagagagagagagagagagagagagagagagagagagagagagacagagagagagagagagagagagagagagagagagagagagtgtgtgtgtgtgtgtgtgtgtgtgtgggtgggtgggtggtaaTCACGAACTGAAAGGAGAAAAGCAGTAGTAAGAAAagggatgacgatgatgatgacaagattCAGAACCGTCACATGGGAGTGATTTATAGGTAGCTTCCTGTCAATAGGCACGCACGCGgtgtcttcaccaccaccaaacaaccacaCTTGTTCCCACCCAGCATCAAATACACCGAGAaccacatccacatccaaatcatcatcatcatatcatcatcatcatcatataCAAGGAAAATCCCCAAAACAAAATTACCACATTGTATCATACAAGTTCCCTTCCCTTAACCCAACCCCCTATCATCAAAGGATCTTTCAGTCATTAATTCCCATTTCTTTTCAATCCCCTACATCATACTCCCAGCCCATCACTTCGACCCCCCATTAGCCAACCCAGCCCTcaactcatccacctccctctgcaACCTCGTCAAATCAGCCAGTATATCCACCcggtcaccaccaccacccccaggtgaggacaccaccacctcatccgTCGTGTCCGGTGTTGCCGCCGTCGCCATCGCCATAGCACTATCCCTaacactaccaccaccaccacccctatGCTTCGGCACCGGCGGCGCCGGCTTGCTATTCCCActactcctcctcaccaccccctcccccgctgcCCCGACAGGTTTCTTAGCCCTCACACTCGCCCCCCTAgccggaggcggcggcggcggcgtcaaCTTCTCCTTTGCCGTCCCTACCACCGGTGGAGGGCTGGCAATAGCTTCTACCACCGATCCCGCCAGCGTCGGTGTGACCACACTGTTATTATTCGGCGTACTACTCCCAGACAGtgtcggcggcggagatACAGCCTCACCACTGGGCAACGCCACCACCCTCTGCGATGGTCTCCTCGGGGGCGGCGGTGCCGGCGCGTGGATGTTGGCTCGTAAGGAAGAAGACCGGGAACGGGTCGATTCCATTGATGATCGACGAGTACTGCTAAACAATTCCTCCTCTGGTGAAAAAGGCCTAGACTCGGACCTGCCATGATGTGGTTGTCGTCTCGGCGGGGGGGCAGGTTTTcttgacggtggtggtgtcggcaGACTAgaagttggggagggggggcgtaAAGCGTGGATGATGTGAAGACCTGGGTCGGGCATGGCAGGCTCGGGAATCTTCCCCGCTGCTTCGTGGTCGAATATATTGCCATCTTCTGACACCGAGGGTTGCGAAGGGAGGGGTTTGTTAACGTctgacggggttgggggccGCTGTCGAGATGGTGACGTGACAGGTTTGGGGCTTGCtagtgatgatgaagacgaggtTTTGCCGCCTAGGGAGCTGCTACTCTCCTGGCGGGTCGGGTCTGGTCGGATGAGTTTTCCATGGCGGGAgctcgggggagggggtttctTTCTCAGGATGGTCGGTGCAGGTTggagggtggcggcgggaGGATTGGGGAGTAACCTCTGCTGCTCATCTCCAACCGTCTGGCCTGGTATTTCCCGTGATAGACGTGGCGTGTCCTGCAACTGTATCGTTATTTCCGTCCCAGCTCtttcctccgccctcccgAGATCAGCACTCGACCGTGCCGGTGTTGATCCCCCGGTCTGTCcagtcaacaacagcctcctgAACGCATCCACATCCAGCCCCCCCCTCGACCCTCCTGCCCCCACCTCagtttcccccctctcctccaaccctgGTTGTCCCATCTGAAAAGATATCCTCGgcacccctccctcccgccgCCTCTCCCCCTCTTGCACCGCTAACTCCTCAACCGAGCTCTTATTCgaccccccacccaccccaaaagGATctacctccaccacctcctcctcctcctccccctcttcctcctcctcctcactacTCTCACTACCACTATCACTCTCCTCATCCGGCTCCCCAATCGGCGGGAAcctctccccaaacccatcacTCTCCTCCGGACTACTCGGCGGCGGGCTCTGCACCCTCaccttcttgacaaccttTTGCTTCAGAAAactcgtcgtcggcggcggctgaGCCGGTCTCGGTACACCCTGCAATGTTTCCCAGAATtgatcaccgccgccgcccccaaTCGTCAAACTCGAGGTATTATCATCCCCCTGTAtcgtcggcggtggtggtggaggaggggtcgtcgACTGCCGATCTGGGACGTCGGTAGCGGCAACGGGCTTGCGACGAAACGGGTTATTGGAATTGAACGATGGCTGGGCGGCCATTGTGTCTTTGACTTGTAGCAGAAAGGTAGGTCAAGAATATAAAAATATAAACAAGCTATAGACTTGAGAGGCGCGCGGCTGGCGCAACAGCTGCAATCACGCAACAAGATAATAGGTCGGTTGAACAGCCCGGGCGTGTGCCTTGGTAGTAAGGTTTGGTTAAAAAGAGCCACTTAGGTAAGgtacggtggtggtggtggcatcgcTGATGGGTGCCTGATTAGAACCGAACCGGCCGCCGCTGACTTCCAATAACTTGGACAGTGACGCGGGTTGTCGGATGCGGTCGGGATTAGCGGGGTTGGTTTGTTGACGTTGGGTGCTTGTCCGTCTCCAATGCACGTTTCCACAACAGCTTGGGTGATGAAAAATGTAGATAGCTATCTAGGTGGTAGGTAGTGTGTCAAAGGATTAGACAGCAAACGGAAGCTCCCTCCCCAGAGCTGAGCTGTGCTGTGCTTCCTGGGCCACGCCAACAGTCGATCAggcacagcaacagcacctGAACCAGATGACGGCAGAATCCCTTTCCGGAACACACGCACCCACGTTTCGATAAGGAACCTTCCGATAAGACTGGCAGTGTACCCCGCTAGGTAGCTCCGAACGGCAAGACCCACTTGAGAACATGCAGGACATGCTTGTCTGGGCACGGACCAGCATGAATCGGCGTGTAAGTGCCACAAC comes from the Podospora pseudocomata strain CBS 415.72m chromosome 5, whole genome shotgun sequence genome and includes:
- a CDS encoding hypothetical protein (EggNog:ENOG503NYAV; COG:S; BUSCO:EOG092606AD) — translated: MEGFGLEVRDVLEHTPDEVKPPSFPTPANQSATGFPAPKKRVSAFKKQRQNNNTSMLPTPPAQYGPERPPAPKPEVSEKQRIAEENDALLNSLPPDQIMEEQRDLFKNLDPKLIQMLLRRANLDDSGPAKFDPSPEPSSSAKTAPVTTTTKPPKVTVEDVSENIPPPPSKKDPTKPKKTVTFDEDAAPPAPPANLIPVKKITTTDPNLVITPSNAPDEAHTFYTHYPQPPTVPDLDPEDPDFLEKMHSKFFPNLPADPSKLAWMAPIPTPGSAADKESPYYPGQDSLPISALRFDFRGLLIPPRLSRQIPVTKGLHHHGEAPEAAGYTIPELARYARSEVPAQRCIAYQTLGRMLYRLGRGDWGKGEGGRVGEEDDLAFGLWRCFKENRVVESIEEEVQGEEGRGHRSCYAYATEALWLFEKGGWRERWRGM
- a CDS encoding hypothetical protein (EggNog:ENOG503P4NB), with product MAAQPSFNSNNPFRRKPVAATDVPDRQSTTPPPPPPPTIQGDDNTSSLTIGGGGGDQFWETLQGVPRPAQPPPTTSFLKQKVVKKVRVQSPPPSSPEESDGFGERFPPIGEPDEESDSGSESSEEEEEEGEEEEEVVEVDPFGVGGGSNKSSVEELAVQEGERRREGGVPRISFQMGQPGLEERGETEVGAGGSRGGLDVDAFRRLLLTGQTGGSTPARSSADLGRAEERAGTEITIQLQDTPRLSREIPGQTVGDEQQRLLPNPPAATLQPAPTILRKKPPPPSSRHGKLIRPDPTRQESSSSLGGKTSSSSSLASPKPVTSPSRQRPPTPSDVNKPLPSQPSVSEDGNIFDHEAAGKIPEPAMPDPGLHIIHALRPPSPTSSLPTPPPSRKPAPPPRRQPHHGRSESRPFSPEEELFSSTRRSSMESTRSRSSSLRANIHAPAPPPPRRPSQRVVALPSGEAVSPPPTLSGSSTPNNNSVVTPTLAGSVVEAIASPPPVVGTAKEKLTPPPPPPARGASVRAKKPVGAAGEGVVRRSSGNSKPAPPVPKHRGGGGGSVRDSAMAMATAATPDTTDEVVVSSPGGGGGDRVDILADLTRLQREVDELRAGLANGGSK